Proteins found in one Planococcus citri chromosome 2, ihPlaCitr1.1, whole genome shotgun sequence genomic segment:
- the LOC135833831 gene encoding uncharacterized protein LOC135833831 isoform X2: MIRVSVVLIAADESDKREINRSSICVQFQEDNGRSLRNDEDEVITFEASNKWELLKPSGDCPPSLQEHTAVPFRDNIYVFGGELGFSAGNETPLWVYESKKNCWRKMRGQKGASVPKGRRGHTTLVHRGSALIYGGYCDLRGSSSEFWIFHFDTESWHLLMNAKSGPAARHKHSSVLHDDNMWIYGGMTDLQERSDLWRFDLSTKTWFAVKCKFSPGPLHSHAACKLPSSMLVFGGERNGQLINELWRFHFGTETWQRIRTDVISPQPVSECCAITVSELLLQNDAGNAKINARENCSSVARRDYHCSSEMNGGGVRGTTNAGSCGGGGGGGNSMYSSYYPCYGSRAGGGGGGGGGGGGEGIMIPPRRQATTPNSCNLSFLKEISKISQMNLSRLTQNARCSYHALGSNESLHNGHVQGAGAGEAETTNDEFNRLVARAKFGGSGRWSTGGGGGGSSSVLRDVSSLVNTPLTPSDAAKLVYLEGEEAPVLPTAVAVADEFSAVHQRLHPSQNRNRRSYPLTNTVRFANPLVTPEQPSPDITSDYASCENIHKLLSSNTRLNAASSDRIKTPPSKDCSGSAVISFSNPNYFTNTLPSAALACTAAAATTNQQLGYVEEKISRGDYVKLNSPADSLLEDSSVSLDKQYEMTELRPKPPKSLPLRCATGGGGGGGGASVDVSNDRRKKYRACSAGRHERERQAVTSLCVFLIGGKDHCQITTFKRPISIWRLSLTEDIY, encoded by the exons ATGATACGCGTATCGGTCGTACTCATTGCTGCGGATGAATCGGACAAACGTGAGATCAACCGATCATCAATTTGTGTGCAATTTCAAGAAGACAACGGTCGTTCGCTTCGGAATGACGAAGACGAAGTGATAACATTCGAAG CGTCCAATAAGTGGGAGCTGTTGAAACCGAGCGGCGATTGCCCTCCTAGCTTGCAAGAGCACACTGCCGTTCCTTTTCGAGATAACATTTACGTATTCGGTGGCGAATTGGGCTTTTCAGCCGGAAACGAAACGCCGTTATGGGTTTACGAATCGAAA aaaaattgcTGGCGCAAGATGAGAGGTCAAAAGGGAGCTAGCGTTCCGAAAGGTAGACGAGGTCATACGACCTTGGTGCATCGTGGCTCGGCCCTCATCTACGGAGGGTATTGCGATTTACGCGGCTCGTCCagcgaattttggatttttcacttTG acaccGAATCGTGGCATTTGTTGATGAACGCGAAATCCGGTCCCGCAGCCAGGCATAAACATTCGTCCGTGCTGCACGACGATAACATGTGGATTTACGGCGGCATGACCGATCTGCAAGAAAGATCTGATCTTTGGCGCTTCGATTTAA GTACGAAAACTTGGTTCGCCGTAAAGTGTAAATTTAGCCCGGGTCCGTTACACAGTCACGCCGCTTGCAAATTACCTAGTTCCATGTTAGTGTTCGGCGGCGAAAGAAACGGACAATTAATCAACGAGTTGTGGCGATTCCATTTCG GTACGGAAACGTGGCAGCGAATTCGTACAGATGTAATATCACCGCAGCCGGTTTCCGAGTGTTGCGCCATCACCGTATCCGAATTATTGTTGCAAAATGACGCTGGCAACGCGAAAATCAACGCTCGTGAGAACTGTTCGTCGGTGGCACGTCGAGACTATCATTGTTCGAGTGAAATGAACGGCGGCGGCGTTAGAGGCACCACCAATGCCGGCAgctgcggcggcggcggcggcggcggtaaCAGCATGTACTCGTCGTATTACCCGTGTTACGGTTCGCGCgctggcggtggcggtggcggtggcggtggcggtggcggcgaAGGCATCATGATACCGCCGCGACGACAAGCCACCACCCCCAACAGCTgtaatttgagctttttgaaagaGATCTCGAAAATTTCGCAAATGAATCTGTCGCGTCTGACGCAAAACGCGCGTTGCAGCTACCACGCTTTGGGCAGCAACGAAAGCCTGCACAACGGGCACGTGCAAGGCGCTGGCGCTGGCGAAGCCGAAACCACCAACGACGAATTCAATCGGCTGGTGGCTCGCGCCAAATTCGGCGGCAGCGGTCGCTGGTCGAccggcggcggtggcggcggcaGTTCGTCCGTGCTGCGCGACGTATCTTCGCTGGTCAACACGCCGCTGACGCCGTCCGACGCCGCCAAACTCGTCTACCTGGAGGGCGAAGAGGCCCCGGTCCTGCCGACGGCCGTCGCCGTCGCCGACGAATTCTCGGCCGTCCATCAACGTCTGCATCCGAGCCAGAATCGAAACCGCCGCAGTTACCCGCTAACCAATACCGTCCGTTTCGCCAATCCGCTAGTCACGCCCGAACAGCCGTCCCCCGATATTACGTCCGACTACGCCAGCTGCGAAAACATACACAAACTGCTCTCGTCCAATACGCGTTTGAACGCCGCCTCGTCCGATCGAATCAAAACGCCGCCCAGCAAGGACTGTTCGGGTTCGGCGGTCATTTCCTTCTCCAATCCCAACTACTTTACCAATACGCTTCCGAGCGCCGCTCTAGCCTGCACCGCTGCCGCCGCCACCACCAACCAGCAATTGGGCTACGTCGAGGAAAAAATCAGCAGAGGAGATTACGTCAAATTAAACAGCCCGGCAGACAGTTTACTAGAGGATAGCAGCGTCTCCCTCGATAAACAATACGAAATGACCGAATTGCGACCGAAACCTCCGAAATCGTTGCCGCTGAGATGCGCCaccggcggcggcggcggcggcggcggcgcatCCGTCGACGTGTCCAACGATAGGCGAAAGAAATATCGCGCTTGCAGCGCCGGACGTCACGAACGTGAACGTCAAGCCGTCACTTCGTTGTGCGTTTTTCTAATCGGCGGAAAAGACCATTGTCAAATAACCACCTTTAAACGACCTATTTCTATATGGCGATTATCGCTGACCGAAGATATTTATTAA
- the LOC135833840 gene encoding glycerol-3-phosphate phosphatase-like → MSPIYFRSLSNEEKQSFLDSFDTVLTDCDGVLWNDSGAISGAAAVLNNFTSRGKRVCYVTNNSSKTRKQFLDKCHKFGFTASEDDVCNTSSLAAAYLKETLAPSQSVYVVGMKSLEEELNNVGIASFGAGAEEQYENILENIGSLRVKFEENVGAVLVGFDERINYVKMLKATTYLKRNESCLFVCTNKDETFPTKYGFTMPGTGAVVAGIEVASGRTPFLVGKPSTYLAHYVISKFDADPKRTIFIGDRCNTDILMGNKCAFKTLLVLSGVHSLDDVKNYQSSDREDHQLSVPHYYTDSVADLLS, encoded by the coding sequence ATGTCTCCTATTTATTTTCGGTCCCTTTCAAACGAAGAAAAGCAATCATTTCTCGATTCGTTTGATACGGTATTAACGGATTGCGACGGTGTACTGTGGAACGATAGCGGTGCAATTAGCGGTGCAGCCGcggttttaaataatttcacaaGTCGAGGCAAACGTGTATGTTACGTAACGAATAACAGCAGTAAAACCAGAAAGCAATTCCTCGATAAATGCCATAAGTTTGGATTCACCGCTTCGGAAGATGACGTATGTAATACGTCGTCGCTCGCTGCAGCCTACTTGAAGGAAACTCTCGCTCCTTCGCAGTCAGTTTACGTTGTGGGAATGAAATCGCTAGAAGAAGAGCTCAACAACGTCGGAATTGCGAGTTTTGGCGCCGGGGCGGAAGAACAAtacgaaaatattttagaaaacatAGGTTCGTTACGCGTTAAATTCGAGGAAAATGTGGGCGCCGTATTAGTCGGATTCGACGAGCGTATTAATTACGTGAAAATGCTAAAAGCTACtacttatttgaaaagaaacgaGTCTTGTCTGTTCGTCTGCACGAATAAAGATGAAACATTCCCCACTAAATATGGTTTCACGATGCCCGGAACAGGAGCCGTGGTAGCCGGCATCGAAGTAGCCAGCGGCCGAACACCCTTTCTCGTCGGCAAGCCGAGTACTTATCTCGCTCACTACGTTATTTCCAAATTCGACGCGGATCCGAAACGAACCATATTCATCGGAGACAGATGCAACACCGATATACTGATGGGCAATAAATGCGCTTTCAAAACGTTACTAGTGTTGAGTGGCGTTCATTCGTTGGacgatgtaaaaaattatcagtctTCCGACCGAGAGGACCATCAGCTCTCGGTTCCGCACTATTATACAGATAGCGTCGCCGATCTTCTCTCGTAA
- the RIOK2 gene encoding serine/threonine-protein kinase RIO2, with protein MGKLNVTHLRYLTKEDFRVLTAVEMGMKNHELVPTMLIASIAALHHGGVHKILQQLSKQELVAYERGKHYDGYRLTNAGYDYLALNALVSKGAVHSFGNQIGVGKESNVYTVTNPEGEELCLKLHRLGRICFRNLKEKRDYHGRRHKAGWLYLSRISAEKEFAYMKALHSRNFPVPTPIACNRHCVVMNLIGGHPLNRIYEVPDIEQLYDSLMNLIVKLGNCGVIHGDFNEFNIMLTENDCAPVIIDFPQMVSISHLNAKQLFERDVNCIREFFKRRFNYESECFPKFDDIEKEDDMDIEIGVSGFCGNDSNQDDTKSESENENNDDDDDDDARENVSVGAEITTKAAAADDLDLDLDVKIDALEMDEKGAENAVHESADEKDCGASIADSFSDIRSYATSTASTIAPNVIHARIKKSLHKREKLDARRKCVAKGEASAVVRRRKENRNVIKECTSAGSLWA; from the exons ATGGGTAAATTGAACGTCACTCACTTGCGATATTTGACGAAGGAAGATTTTCGTGTTCTTACTGCG GTTGAAATGGGTATGAAAAACCACGAACTTGTACCTACCATGCTGATCGCGTCGATTGCTGCGCTTCATCATGGCGGTGTGCATAAAATCTTGCAGCAACTTAGTAAACAAGAACTGGTGGCTTACGAAAGGGGAAAGCATT ACGACGGATATCGCTTAACAAATGCGGGATACGATTATCTAGCGTTGAATGCGTTAGTATCGAAGGGCGCAGTGCATTCTTTCGGTAATCAGATTGGAGTGGGCAAGGAATCGAACGTTTATACTGTTACGAATCCCGAAGGCGAGGAGCTCTGTCTCAAATTGCACAG ATTAGGACGTATTTGTTTCCGAAACTTGAAGGAGAAACGAGACTATCACGGACGACGTCATAAAGCCGGATGGTTGTATTTATCTCGAATATCGGCCGAAAAAGAGTTCGCTTACATGAAAGCGTTGCATAGTAGAAATTTCCCCGTTCCCACTCCGATAGCTTGCAATCGGCATTGCGTTGTTATGAATCTCATCGGTGGCCATCCTCT TAATCGCATTTACGAAGTTCCCGACATCGAACAACTTTACGACTCGCTCATGAATTTGATAGTGAAACTGGGTAATTGCGGCGTGATTCACGGAGATTTTAACGAATTCAACATCATGTTGACAGAAAACGACTGCGCTCCGGTAATCATCGATTTTCCTCAGATGGTATCTATTAGTCATCTCAACGCTAAACA GTTGTTTGAAAGAGATGTAAActgtattcgagaattttttaaaagaagattCAATTACGAAAGCGAGTGTTTTCCGAAATTCGACGATATAGA GAAAGAAGATGACATGGACATCGAGATCGGTGTCAGTGGTTTTTGCGGAAATGATTCTAATCAAGATGACACCAAGTCGGAAagcgaaaatgaaaataacgacgacgacgacgacgatgacgcgCGTGAAAATGTTTCAGTTGGTGCAGAAATAACGACAAAGGCGGCGGCGGCCGACGACCTCGACCTCGACCTCGACGTGAAAATCGATGCTTTGGAAATGGACGAAAAAGGCGCGGAAAATGCAGTGCACGAATCAGCGGACGAAAAGGATTGTGGCGCGAGTATCGCGGATAGTTTTTCGGATATTCGTAGTTACGCAACTTCGACCGCTTCGACGATAGCTCCGAATGTAATACACGCGAGAATTAAAAAATCCCTTCACAAGCGAGAAAAACTGGACGCCCGTCGTAAGTGCGTGGCGAAAGGCGAAGCGAGCGCCGTTGTTCGTAGACGAAAGGAGAATCGTAACGTAATTAAAGAATGTACTAGCGCCGGATCTCTGTGGGCCTAA
- the LOC135833831 gene encoding uncharacterized protein LOC135833831 isoform X1 — protein MWNSVVYDEDKNGPCSRSKHSVTLLGNHLYVLAGRNGNVPLKDFWRFDLASNKWELLKPSGDCPPSLQEHTAVPFRDNIYVFGGELGFSAGNETPLWVYESKKNCWRKMRGQKGASVPKGRRGHTTLVHRGSALIYGGYCDLRGSSSEFWIFHFDTESWHLLMNAKSGPAARHKHSSVLHDDNMWIYGGMTDLQERSDLWRFDLSTKTWFAVKCKFSPGPLHSHAACKLPSSMLVFGGERNGQLINELWRFHFGTETWQRIRTDVISPQPVSECCAITVSELLLQNDAGNAKINARENCSSVARRDYHCSSEMNGGGVRGTTNAGSCGGGGGGGNSMYSSYYPCYGSRAGGGGGGGGGGGGEGIMIPPRRQATTPNSCNLSFLKEISKISQMNLSRLTQNARCSYHALGSNESLHNGHVQGAGAGEAETTNDEFNRLVARAKFGGSGRWSTGGGGGGSSSVLRDVSSLVNTPLTPSDAAKLVYLEGEEAPVLPTAVAVADEFSAVHQRLHPSQNRNRRSYPLTNTVRFANPLVTPEQPSPDITSDYASCENIHKLLSSNTRLNAASSDRIKTPPSKDCSGSAVISFSNPNYFTNTLPSAALACTAAAATTNQQLGYVEEKISRGDYVKLNSPADSLLEDSSVSLDKQYEMTELRPKPPKSLPLRCATGGGGGGGGASVDVSNDRRKKYRACSAGRHERERQAVTSLCVFLIGGKDHCQITTFKRPISIWRLSLTEDIY, from the exons ATGTGGAATTCGGTGGTTTACGACGAAGATAAGAACGGTCCGTGCAGTCGTTCGAAACACAGCGTTACCCTGTTAGGAAATCATCTATACGTGTTGGCTGGCCGTAATGGCAACGTGCCGCTCAaagatttttggcgatttgacTTGG CGTCCAATAAGTGGGAGCTGTTGAAACCGAGCGGCGATTGCCCTCCTAGCTTGCAAGAGCACACTGCCGTTCCTTTTCGAGATAACATTTACGTATTCGGTGGCGAATTGGGCTTTTCAGCCGGAAACGAAACGCCGTTATGGGTTTACGAATCGAAA aaaaattgcTGGCGCAAGATGAGAGGTCAAAAGGGAGCTAGCGTTCCGAAAGGTAGACGAGGTCATACGACCTTGGTGCATCGTGGCTCGGCCCTCATCTACGGAGGGTATTGCGATTTACGCGGCTCGTCCagcgaattttggatttttcacttTG acaccGAATCGTGGCATTTGTTGATGAACGCGAAATCCGGTCCCGCAGCCAGGCATAAACATTCGTCCGTGCTGCACGACGATAACATGTGGATTTACGGCGGCATGACCGATCTGCAAGAAAGATCTGATCTTTGGCGCTTCGATTTAA GTACGAAAACTTGGTTCGCCGTAAAGTGTAAATTTAGCCCGGGTCCGTTACACAGTCACGCCGCTTGCAAATTACCTAGTTCCATGTTAGTGTTCGGCGGCGAAAGAAACGGACAATTAATCAACGAGTTGTGGCGATTCCATTTCG GTACGGAAACGTGGCAGCGAATTCGTACAGATGTAATATCACCGCAGCCGGTTTCCGAGTGTTGCGCCATCACCGTATCCGAATTATTGTTGCAAAATGACGCTGGCAACGCGAAAATCAACGCTCGTGAGAACTGTTCGTCGGTGGCACGTCGAGACTATCATTGTTCGAGTGAAATGAACGGCGGCGGCGTTAGAGGCACCACCAATGCCGGCAgctgcggcggcggcggcggcggcggtaaCAGCATGTACTCGTCGTATTACCCGTGTTACGGTTCGCGCgctggcggtggcggtggcggtggcggtggcggtggcggcgaAGGCATCATGATACCGCCGCGACGACAAGCCACCACCCCCAACAGCTgtaatttgagctttttgaaagaGATCTCGAAAATTTCGCAAATGAATCTGTCGCGTCTGACGCAAAACGCGCGTTGCAGCTACCACGCTTTGGGCAGCAACGAAAGCCTGCACAACGGGCACGTGCAAGGCGCTGGCGCTGGCGAAGCCGAAACCACCAACGACGAATTCAATCGGCTGGTGGCTCGCGCCAAATTCGGCGGCAGCGGTCGCTGGTCGAccggcggcggtggcggcggcaGTTCGTCCGTGCTGCGCGACGTATCTTCGCTGGTCAACACGCCGCTGACGCCGTCCGACGCCGCCAAACTCGTCTACCTGGAGGGCGAAGAGGCCCCGGTCCTGCCGACGGCCGTCGCCGTCGCCGACGAATTCTCGGCCGTCCATCAACGTCTGCATCCGAGCCAGAATCGAAACCGCCGCAGTTACCCGCTAACCAATACCGTCCGTTTCGCCAATCCGCTAGTCACGCCCGAACAGCCGTCCCCCGATATTACGTCCGACTACGCCAGCTGCGAAAACATACACAAACTGCTCTCGTCCAATACGCGTTTGAACGCCGCCTCGTCCGATCGAATCAAAACGCCGCCCAGCAAGGACTGTTCGGGTTCGGCGGTCATTTCCTTCTCCAATCCCAACTACTTTACCAATACGCTTCCGAGCGCCGCTCTAGCCTGCACCGCTGCCGCCGCCACCACCAACCAGCAATTGGGCTACGTCGAGGAAAAAATCAGCAGAGGAGATTACGTCAAATTAAACAGCCCGGCAGACAGTTTACTAGAGGATAGCAGCGTCTCCCTCGATAAACAATACGAAATGACCGAATTGCGACCGAAACCTCCGAAATCGTTGCCGCTGAGATGCGCCaccggcggcggcggcggcggcggcggcgcatCCGTCGACGTGTCCAACGATAGGCGAAAGAAATATCGCGCTTGCAGCGCCGGACGTCACGAACGTGAACGTCAAGCCGTCACTTCGTTGTGCGTTTTTCTAATCGGCGGAAAAGACCATTGTCAAATAACCACCTTTAAACGACCTATTTCTATATGGCGATTATCGCTGACCGAAGATATTTATTAA